A segment of the Bacteroidales bacterium genome:
ATTGAATTTTTCTTTAATAAAACGTGTATTACATGATTTAGTGTTATCAAAAACAACATTTAATTCGGTAAGTAATGATTTAGGATTAATTTGATTCCATTTATTTATTTTACCTGAAAAAATATCGGCTATCTGCTCGTATTGAAGAAGGGTGTCAGGGTTGTCGTTATTGATAATAAAAGCCAAAGCATCAATAGCAATTTTTACCGTTTTGGGATAAATTTGTTTGCTCATAAGAACTTTTTCTTCTGTATCGGTAAGCTTGCGGTTAGTAATGACTATTCTTGCCGAGTCGTTCATAAAGTCAGCAAAAGCTTCGCCTTCGGGCTTATAAGAAGCATTGATTTTTGCATTTGCGTAAATAGATTCAAAAGTATATATTTCAGTGTCGTATAATAGTTGATATGCTTCGTCAACAGCAATTTTAATATTGCCTGATGTTGGAGTTTCGTTAATAGTATTATTTTTTTTATTGAATCCTGAACAAGAAGTTAAGAATAAAATAATTATCAGGACCGGACTATATTTAAGATAGGTTTTCATGGGTTATTCCTTTCGTTTTTTGATTGACGGATTTGTGTGTAAACTCTAGCTAAGCGAAAAAAACCATAAGCTATAAAGAAAATACCGATTATAGTTTTAATTTCCTGAGGCAGGTAAGTATAAACAGGAAAATATATTAACATAATGCCTAGTCCAAAGAAAATAACCACCATTCCCAGTCCGAACCAGATCATTATTTTAGCGAGAAGCTTTTTGTCAAAGGCCATCATTCTGAATATTGCCGCCGTTTCTTTTCGCTTAACTGTTAAACGCAAGAAACAGTATTTTATTGTAATTACTTTTATTTTTCTTAAATCAAGACCTAAATACTATTCGGTACAAATGTAAAAATATTTTTTATTCGGGAAATCATTTATAATAAAAGCTTTTTCTTTGAATAACAGAAGCTCGTAAACATAAATAATTTAGAATATTTATTACTATCAAAACAATATGACATATATGGAATAATATCACGATTTTCAATTTAAAATTGGAAATATACTCGTTCTTATAAGGTTTGCAAAGGCAAAACTGTTTAGAACGAGTTATACCGTACAGAAAACAAAAAATATTTTTGCAAAACTCTTTTCTGTCGGTATACTTCAATAAAAAAACCAAAACATTTCTAAAAAAATAACAAAATACTCCGCCGTGGTGGAAAAAAACAAACGAAACATGGAGTTTTCGCCTTTGGCTAAAAAACCCGAATGAGGTGGCCTCAATCAAAAAACCACACTCACTTCGTTCGTATTATTTTTTTCCCAAAATACCATTGAAAATTTACTAGACTATTTG
Coding sequences within it:
- a CDS encoding substrate-binding domain-containing protein; amino-acid sequence: MKTYLKYSPVLIIILFLTSCSGFNKKNNTINETPTSGNIKIAVDEAYQLLYDTEIYTFESIYANAKINASYKPEGEAFADFMNDSARIVITNRKLTDTEEKVLMSKQIYPKTVKIAIDALAFIINNDNPDTLLQYEQIADIFSGKINKWNQINPKSLLTELNVVFDNTKSCNTRFIKEKFNLKNDFPKNCFAVNTNSDVISYVEKNKNAIGIISVNWISDKDDSISHEFLKKIKVISVSTPGSIDDYYKPYPGNIAEGSYPLTRDVYMINRETFTGLGTGFVSFVAGEKGQRIALKSGLVPATMPVRLITIKSE